The genomic interval gtactgttatttaacagttcaattgctgctgaaaaaatgttgtatactgtgatacattaaacagcaatgagctgtatttgatttttggtgtgaaataacagtagaattacaggtaaatataattgccagtaactgccgttattttgcagggacattttcttagagtgtacttaTAGCCCTTTTACACATAGACGATTGTGAAAACACTTCAGCTTGTCAACCATAGTATGATGCaatctttttttatataaatattgCTATAAGATCCACATGCACCAACTGACTGGAATGGTGGGGGGATATTGGGAACTCAATAATGGTTCCCTGTCTGTATATCCATCCATGTATTCTTACAGTCAACCCGTAACGTCGGTGATGTGATCCCTCATATACACTCTGCAGGAGAACACTGTGGACTGCATGAGATTGCCATCGCAGGCAGGCTATATATCACTAAACAGGCGCGAGGCAGCTCCCTCTCCGCCCTGCGATTGGTTGCTGCTGGAGAATTCCACCCCCATCCTGCTCGCGCAGTCCCAGCGGTAATTAtcggagaggagggagatgctTAGCAACACACCAGGCACTGGCACGCGCGGACAGCCTTCCAATGACATCCTGTAGGCTATCGTCGTAATTCTACACCCTAAAGAGAATATCGATGAACTGAAATCAAGAGCGCCGTACTTCTGTCGGTATGAAAAACCGTCTGTTTGCGAACTGGAATGTTATGGTCTTTGCCGTTTGAGAAGCTTGGACAACCACTCTACTTGCCCTCCTAATCGCTCATTCCTCTTCACTCGCTTCAATTTTTAAATAGCCATTGCTCGGTTAAACCGCCAACCTGAAGTTCATTGTTGTTATTTTGGCCGCCGGTATGGTGGCCTTCATCGGAGCTGTCATCTGTATCATCGCTGCCGTTCACACCGGAGCCTCCTCGGCCGCCCTGGCTCAGCCACTGGCGGATAACCAGTCGCTAGCCCCGGACGCAGGTGCGCAGACCCTGGCACCCGGCGGGAAGGTGCCCGCCCGCGCAGGACCAGTGGACGCTCTCCATGGTCCTGACTCCAACGGCCGGGAGCTGGGAGGCGGAGAGGCGCCGACCTTTTACACGGTGACTGGCACCACAATGGGCGGACCCGGAGGGGGCGGTGAACAGGTGATCTACAGCCGCCTCATCTGCACCCCCGTCCCCGCCGGCGAGTGCAAGCCCAAAAACTTTCAGCAACAAGCGGACGATCCGACTCTGTACGCGGGCGAAGACTCGGGCTACCTGCGCACCACGGCGGACCagctccgccaaactgtgcttcAGCAGAAAGACGAGATCCTCACCGACCAACGCACCATCCGCGAGCTGACAGGGAAACTGACAGAATGTGAGCGGGACATGGGGATGGCAAATGGGGAAAGCCCCGGAAAGAGTGCGGCGGCGATCTGGGGTGGCAAACGAGCCGAGGATGGCCACATTATGGTGAGAGACGAGGCGCCATCTGAGATGCTGGCTGCGCGCGCTGTTCAGGAGCTCGAGCAAGCCATCAATCAACTCAGGGGCCGCATTGAGAAGCTGGAGGTGGGTAATGCGTCGCGCGCGGGCTCCCATTTGCTCACTTTTCTGCAGACCACTTTCTTTTCAGAATAACATAATGCTCGGGCTACTGACTACGCTGTTATTTAGCCCATACTATTGATTCAGTGTTGGGACAGTTGTAACAAAGTGTTGGGCGTACGCAATATCATCCTCTGGTCCAGCTTGCAATTAAGCCTGATATGACGGGCAACATGCACCGTGCCTTGCTGTATGATTAGGACTACATTAGGAGATAGGGTGTCAAATGGATATCAAACTGGGGCAGCCCGCCGATGTGCCAATGAAGGCTAGCAGACTTGAGCTGTAAAACTTTCCAGACAGGTGTTAGAAACTCCCTTTGTATTTCTGCTCACGTATAGCTCGTGCTCGGGAAGTCTCTGTTGATTAGCTGTATGTGGCTTCGTTTGGGCGCACGTGACAAGACAAGACATGGCGCCTGGCGTGGAAGCGAGAAATCTGTCTTTACCGTCAGTCAGTTTATTAGCGTGTAGGTTTATAGAATCCTGTGTGTATTCGTGACAATTTGTTATGAAGGAACGGTCGCTTTTGCGGCATTTTCATCAAGCCCCAACACCTAAGCTTAATTGCCTGCCTTGTCACGTAAATCCTTCTCAGGGTCATTTCCACCTCAAGAAATGTATTTCTTTAATCATGTGACTAAATCTGCAGGCTAGGCTACTTGTGCATTAGACTGGCAGAATTTACTCCCTCgagctctttctctcattctatacctctcttctttctgtcgttctgtctctctcgctctctctgtatcCCATTTTCCCTCCCTCTATTTCTTTTCCCCTCACTTCTTCTCTGGTCGAGTGCTTTTCTCTTGGTATGTGCCAAATCGGTGCATATCAAACCATCATAGGAGATtgcataatataggcctactggatagtctgtaacgatattgtatcaataTCGAACCGAGAATTCGAGATACATAAAGTCCAGATACTGTCACAGAGTGCAAGATGGCAGACAttatacaccctttcaaagttctgttacccttcagtccacaaaacaaaaacacaatatgatgtgatagtgcttccaagattCAAATCAACATAATTATTAGCCTGCCAGTAAACTTTTCAAACTTATTAGCAGCCTGTTGTAGGCCCTACCCTATTTTACCTATCAACTAGTTTTccttcataattttattttataatgttgccAAATGTGAAAAAGACATTAATTCATtgaaaaagataaataaaataaaaatcacgAGTGTATCGAACAGTAGGTCAAAAGGCCCTATCTTATGACACAGATGACATGGTGTTTGTGTAACATTATTGCATTTATTGGCCCTAATTACacaaaacaacatacagtactaACAAAACCATATGTATTTTGAGTATAATATGGGTAGGCTAAGTAAATATTTATAATTATATCTGATTATATAATATTATGTAAGTGTAGACCTATCTGATTTTAGAGCAATTAACGTTACTGCTAAATCAAGATATTCCCAATGTCTCAATTGTACTCTGTACTGAACTTTACTGTACACAGTCTCCCCTACCTGCATGTTGTTGGCACCTTTATTTGCCACAGACATGTAAGTGCCTGCCTTACATGTCAAGCACTTAGAGCATCATAGGGATCACAACACTGCAAAGTCACTATTTGAGGAGAAGGGTGAGAGAATCCTGGAATGGTGTAAAATGTAACAGAGTGGCAATTCTATTGATATTGTACTCTGTATGTATTATGTTTAAGGCAGTCGAACAAAATCCCGGATGATTTTGAAATCTCCCCTGGACATTTTTTAGGCCTCaaacgtctggtcaccctacacctgtttgtgtctgtgtgggtgggtgtgtgtgcgggctcacgtgtgcatgcatcaatgtgtgtttgtgtatgtattccatcatgctggtgtgtgtggccctgcttacgtgtgtgtgtgtgtgtgtgtgtgtgtgtgtgtgtgtgtgtgtgtgtgtgtgtgtgtgtgtgtgtgtgttgtgtgcacattCGCgtttgtgcgcgtttgtgtgtgcagtagACTAGAAAAAAAcagtcctctctcccctctctcttgcagTCGGAGATGGCTCCCCAGGGCCACAATCACACAGCCGCCCCCACCATCGCCACCCCGAGCAGTGGAACCCCCATGGCGGTAGCGGTGCAGCAGGCCGGCGTGCCGCCTGCCACCCCTGGTGGCGGCGCGGGGGAGGTGCAGCAGcaggtggaggagctggagggggagctggagaggaagctgcagcagctggagcaggagaggagggcgCTGGGGCAGCACGGCCAGAAACACCGGCAACACATCGACCAGCACATAAACACCGTCCACCAACGCCTGGCAGGACTGGAGAGGGGTAAGATGGCATGGGGGGGAGAGGGGTATGAGAGGGGGTAAGGGGGTGGAGACAGGGTgtgagatgagatggagagagaagtgggggtgagagagcagagggagaggagggcgcTGGGTGCACTAACGACTGGCAGGACTGGAGAGAGGTAAtatgacggggggggggggggtcgagaggGGATATGGGGGGTGGAGACAGGGTGTGAGATGATatggagagagaagtggaggtgagagaggagcaagagaggaggGCGCAGGGGCAGCACGGCCAGAAACATAGGCAACTCATCGACCAGCACATACACACCGTGCACCAACGCCTGATTGAAGCGGTAAGAGAGGAGGCTACTGGGTCAACATCGGACAGAAACACGGACAGCACATCGATCAGCACATACAGCCCACAGAGACTATGGCAGGACTAGTGAGAGCTGTAAGATTGGGCTAGGGGTggagcctcgttcacacacgtcgctgttagttactcgctcagcgaatgaagtcaatagaatgtctgtgttccacgagacgaggaggcgagtaggcgagtactgtacaagcgatgcgatgtgggcggatcccaagttgaaaatattttaacttcgagcgaggcgagtaagcgagtaaccaatggGAATAgagtaggcgagcgagcgagaagctagtaactagtagcgtcgtgtgtgaacgtagcttgagaggggatgaggggaggaaTAGAACAGGGGTAAGAGAGAGTAGCTAAAGAACAGGGAATTGGGGCAACACGGTCAGAAACACAGACTGCTTATCGACCAGAACATACACATCACAGGACTGGAGAGAGGTgagatgggatggggtggtggtggtggtggtggtaggggaggGATATGAGAGTTAAGATGGGGACAGAGATGAGATGGGGGTTATGAGAGGGGACGGGGGGTACCCTTACGAAAGCCAACCATCATTAGGTGAAAAtggacctctcctctcatctcattggCCCCTTGACtcattttccctcctctcctcttgtctgatTGGTCCCTAGACTCTGTGGCTCCACATGGCTTCAGGCTGTCCTTCCCACCaacaagcagcagcagtagattCTCAAGCCCTCATGGCCACGTGTCGGCCCCCACACACAACCGCGTCACGACCCCCTACGCCCGGGTCACGACCCCTGTGCCCCCGCTGCATGCCCTGACGGCCTGCCTGTGGCTGCGCCCGCTGGGCACGGGGCTGGGCACCCCGCTGTCCTACGCGGTGGCGGGGCAGCCCAACGAGCTGGCACTGCTACTGGGCAAACACCACACACTGGAGCTCATCATTAACGATCAGGTATGACCTGCTGCTTCTAACTTTCTTTTTgtctggggggggggttgacctttattatgatagtacagtgaacaGTGGCACAGTaaatgagcgggagagagagatgggagagaatcAGGAAACAACCTCGGTTCGGAATCGAACTTCAGTCCCCAGCGTAACAACGGTACAGTGTCCGAGGAGCACCAAAATTCTATTTTAAAGTAGAGTAGTAGGGGAAAGGGGAAGGACaaaatttacatttttttaaggGAACACTCCAAACGGAGGAGTACAAGCAGTTCCACAGAATGCCTTGTGAGTCACTTGAAAGAAGCTGAAGCTGACTTGCCCTTTGAAAGCAGTTCGCAAATGTTTTTTGTCCTCCATTAATTAtagttgtagccccttaatgcacgccgtacatcctgaggcacgctgtactacaccactgtgacagtgcacagggcctttggtaatacattacaacttggtcattgcacttctggtaacagcaaatttataacgcagtgtcttaacgggttaatattGTGTCATTACCTCTTCATTACCTCATTTACCATCATTAAGCTGTTGCTACCACATACAAATGCCATCCTGTGCCACGCTATGTGGTCgtgtgtggtgctgtgccgtTTCATGTCTTCCTGTGCCAGCCTCTGTCATCCTGTGCCATTTTGTTTATTGCTGTGCCAGTGTTTGCCATCTTGTCTGTTTCTGTTACTCTTTGTGTGTTCCTGGAGTCTTGTGTGTTCGTATGCCATGTCATGCTATTCTGTGCCATCCTGTGCCACATGGTGCCATGATGTGCTATTCTGAGCCATCAGTCATCAGCCATATGTGTTCCTGTAGTCTTATAGGTTCCTGTACCATGTCAAGCTATTCTGTGCCATCTTGTGACATGTTATGCTATGCGGTGCCATCTCGTGTGTTTCTGTGGCATCTTGCTGTATGTGTGTTCCTGCGTGTTAGCGTGCTAGTTTGGGCCCACCATACCTGTCAATGTTGACCTTCAAAAAACAAGAAAATTCCCAGAtttaaccccccaaaaaaatgtgaCATTTTCCACAGGCCAAAATACACACTGCACAATACACGGTGGGTTCCACTCGTGCGTGGCCAGTCagatacaaaaaaaacccactgccCATGTTTTAAAGGAGCATGTTTGTAGCTTAAAATGACTGAAATATGAGTTTCTCTTTGTTGTATTCTCACTCAAATGGAATTGTAAGCAACTACTGCGTAGCAAAACATAGCCGATCTTTGTGCTGGTGCAGTCTGTAATGAGGTAAGTTCTCCCGGTTTGCTGTTTAGGCTTGTGTGCACcctatgaacacacaaacacctgcagaGCTCGAGGGTGAGAGCTCGCATTTTTAAGGAAGGTGAATTATTGGCATTTTCTGGCATAAAAGCTACTGGCCGGTAGCCATTCATAGCTGACAGAATAAGTAGAGAGGGTTTGGGTTGTCAGGCTAACTGGCAGGGCCATGGGGGTGAATTTCTGGACcgacacttttttttttgaatGCAAAAAATCGTGAAATAAGTCATAAATAGGGAGTTTCCTGGGAAAAACGGGAGGGTGATAGGTAGCCTATGGGGTCCACCTGCACTATCTGTGAGGCATAGAAGTTTTACTACTCAGTCTGGTAAGGCACATATCTAAAAAAGAAATCAAACCTTCCCCTATATTCCCAATTAATTTCAAGCATTTCAAACAGCGTGCCATGCCGTGCTATTCTGTGCCATCTTGTATCACCCTGTGTCCATCGTATGTGTCCCCATATGGTCCAGTGTCATTCTGTGTTCAGTGCCAGCCCAGAGCTATTCTGTGTGGACCTGCCAAAATTATCACATGCTGCATGTTACATGAATTGTGCATTAGAAACCATAGTTGTTGACAATGATGACGATAATAACAATATTATACTTAGTGTATTACAACATTTAACATATTTATTTTAACATTAATAAGTAAGTTTTACATCAGGGTTAGTATTTCTATTCACTTTTGGGGCATAGTGGTTGGCCTGCCGCATGTGCTGTACATGACAACAAAAACACTTTCGATACTTCGTATGGTGGTACCATTTCCTCCGCAAAGGAGGTTATGTATTTTGCCAGGGGTTGCATGTTTGCAAAATAGTGTGCCATGGGGCATGAATGTATTTTTCAGATATAAGGTATCAAAAGGTTTCAATAAGGTTTCAAAAGGAATCTTCAGAGGCGTGATGGCTCAAGCTGATTCTGAAgtgttttttgtgcttttattatagcaggacagtgtgaaaggagacaggaaatgagagagagagagagagagagagaaactacccAGGTCGGACTTGAATGTGGTTCCCCATGAGAATGCAAGCCCCTATCTGTGGGGGACTTTACACGCTGCGCTGAGAATGAATTTATGAATTTGTGAATTTGTTAATGATCTGAGCAGAGGTCTGGTGATCTGAGCAGAGAGTCTTTGCTCAACGGGTGCTTTTCTGGTAGTATTACTTGCACCCCTCGTGTCATCcgactcctccctctctcattccccaTACCTCTAGGTGGCGCTACTGCCAGTGAACATATCAGTGGGCGTGTGGCAACACATGTGCGTGAGCTGGCACAGGAAGGGCGGGCAGTGGAAGGCGTACCAGGGGGGCAGGGTGTGCGGAGAGGGAGCCGGGGTGTCGCCCGGACACACCATCCGACCCGGAGGAACGCTCATCCTGGGACAggagcaggtgagagagagggtgtgtttgtgagagaaagaggaagaggctgtgagaatgtgtgtgtatgtgtgtgtgtgtgtgtgtgtgtgtgtgtgaaagagagaagggggagagtgtgtgtgtgtctgtgtgtatgtgtgtgtgtgagagagaaatatattgtgtgtatgtgtgtgt from Engraulis encrasicolus isolate BLACKSEA-1 chromosome 17, IST_EnEncr_1.0, whole genome shotgun sequence carries:
- the LOC134466953 gene encoding neuronal pentraxin receptor-like, which translates into the protein MVAFIGAVICIIAAVHTGASSAALAQPLADNQSLAPDAGAQTLAPGGKVPARAGPVDALHGPDSNGRELGGGEAPTFYTVTGTTMGGPGGGGEQVIYSRLICTPVPAGECKPKNFQQQADDPTLYAGEDSGYLRTTADQLRQTVLQQKDEILTDQRTIRELTGKLTECERDMGMANGESPGKSAAAIWGGKRAEDGHIMVRDEAPSEMLAARAVQELEQAINQLRGRIEKLESEMAPQGHNHTAAPTIATPSSGTPMAVAVQQAGVPPATPGGGAGEVQQQVEELEGELERKLQQLEQERRALGQHGQKHRQHIDQHINTVHQRLAGLERDSVAPHGFRLSFPPTSSSSRFSSPHGHVSAPTHNRVTTPYARVTTPVPPLHALTACLWLRPLGTGLGTPLSYAVAGQPNELALLLGKHHTLELIINDQVALLPVNISVGVWQHMCVSWHRKGGQWKAYQGGRVCGEGAGVSPGHTIRPGGTLILGQEQWGGGFRRQPGSAGFGELSQSERVWGRGACGRARGVRPWPNCTQGLLGNCSSSLEVSITWRHWAGATKEHGEPCRLPASSAKQ